The uncultured Sphaerochaeta sp. genome includes the window CCAGTAAGAGGTGAGTGCAAGAACGCCATAGGGAGTCAGTCGAAGCACAATCTTCGTCAGCTCGATCACCACCTGGAGAAAACTCTCCAACAACTGCTCAAACGGCTTGATCGCATCGCTCTTCTTTGTCTTTACGGTAATTGCGGCAACACCAATGAAAACAGAGAACACAACCAGAGGAATCATCTGCATTTCAGCAGCAGAGCGCACGGGATTGGATGGAATGAAAGCCCTGAACTGAGCAAAGATATTTCCCAAGGTATTGGGAGTACGCTCTGCGAGTTCTCCTACCACCATCCCTTGGCCAACTGCAAACAGACTACCCACCAAAAGTCCGATGATGCCGGCAAGTGTTGCTGTAAATAAGAAGAGGGAGATGGTTCTTACTCCCATTCTTCTAAGCTCATGAGTGTTGCCGAGTCTCAGCAACCCAGCAATGATGCTTGTCGGGACCAAGGGAATGATGAGCATGCGAAGCAGGTCAACATACCCATTACCGACAAGAGCGACCCATCGACGAACCTGGGAAGAGACCGACTCCTCACCAAAGAAAAACAGGGAAAGCCCAAAGAGCGCTCCAAGCAACAAGGATACTGATACCCTAACAGAGAATGAGAGATGCCACACCCTCTTCAGCATTACCAATGCTGCGAGCAGTACCACGAATAGTATCAACCAAAGAACCAGTCCCATAAGAGCCCCCTTTTACCAATTAACTATTAATTCTATAGATTTAGTATGATATATAAGTATCATATACCTGTCAAGCATCTTAGACATCCTAATACTTCTATATATGATTATGTAATGAAGTATCGGTTACGTCAATCTTGGTTTTACTCGACTTGAGGAGTTCTTTCGATTCTTGGGTCGGTGAAGATATCCTTCTCATCATAACTGGGGGTGGAAAACTCAGAAACCACTGCACCTTCACATCCTGCCTCGAACCAATGCTTGGTATTGGGCTTCAGGGTATATTGCTCGCCTGGGCGTAGTACGATCTCATGGAAGACAGTGTACACACCGTCTTTCTCTTTTGCCTTGATGGGGTGGGTAGCCTCTCCTTCTACATAGAGATATACCTCTCCCCATCGGCAGCGGAAGGTCTCTTCCTTGCCGATGTACGACCCAAATGCCGGATGGCGATGCTCTGGACACCTCTGGTGAGGAAACAGCACCAGCTCCTTTGCACATACACGATCTGTATTGAGGTAGGTAACCAACTCAAGACCAGTATGCTCCAGGTCGTTGAGGCCGAAATCTGCGACCTCAACATTCCCTTTCTCTTCATCGGTGAGGACGATCCCAGCCTTCTCAAAGAACATAAGCGTCCGCTTCACT containing:
- a CDS encoding dicarboxylate/amino acid:cation symporter; translated protein: MGLVLWLILFVVLLAALVMLKRVWHLSFSVRVSVSLLLGALFGLSLFFFGEESVSSQVRRWVALVGNGYVDLLRMLIIPLVPTSIIAGLLRLGNTHELRRMGVRTISLFLFTATLAGIIGLLVGSLFAVGQGMVVGELAERTPNTLGNIFAQFRAFIPSNPVRSAAEMQMIPLVVFSVFIGVAAITVKTKKSDAIKPFEQLLESFLQVVIELTKIVLRLTPYGVLALTSYWLSNTGLAALAQLGLFVLAVVIACLLQIGLVYGGLLTFSAKINPFRFFKAASPAMLLAFSSRSSLGSLTMTINTMTDRLKVNSRVANFVGPLGAVMNMDACGGIFPAMVAVFAANAFGIELALSQYVLIVVVSIFASLGSAAVPMGATAFTIITLTTVGLPVEAVGLVAGVDFLVDMFRTMTNVTGDLTTSVVVANALGEFDRDAFNTQDLSKVATATAT
- a CDS encoding D-lyxose/D-mannose family sugar isomerase, yielding MISREIYEEAVKRTLMFFEKAGIVLTDEEKGNVEVADFGLNDLEHTGLELVTYLNTDRVCAKELVLFPHQRCPEHRHPAFGSYIGKEETFRCRWGEVYLYVEGEATHPIKAKEKDGVYTVFHEIVLRPGEQYTLKPNTKHWFEAGCEGAVVSEFSTPSYDEKDIFTDPRIERTPQVE